A window of the Corynebacterium minutissimum genome harbors these coding sequences:
- the pdxY gene encoding pyridoxal kinase PdxY has translation MNILSIQSHVAYGHVGNSAAVFPLQRAGHEVWPIHTVNFSNHTGYGDWGGPMIPASDVTAIVDGIEKRGAFPRIDAILSGYQGGPDIAGAIVETVNRIKAVNPKALYACDPVMGNAKSGCFVSDEIPPLLRDKVVPVADIITPNQFELGYLTDSSVNTLEETLAAVKKAQDIGPKTVLVTSVQRPETDEDEIEMLAVDGERVYLGATPKLPFKRNGSGDVTAALFTGHYVETHDAKEALKRTASSVYDLLHNTYEADARELQLIESQDVFANPRLQFHVEEL, from the coding sequence ATGAACATCCTCTCCATCCAGTCCCATGTTGCCTACGGTCACGTTGGCAACTCCGCCGCCGTCTTCCCGCTTCAGCGTGCTGGCCACGAAGTGTGGCCTATTCACACGGTGAACTTCTCCAACCACACCGGCTACGGTGACTGGGGTGGACCGATGATTCCGGCCAGTGATGTCACCGCCATCGTGGACGGTATTGAGAAGCGCGGCGCCTTCCCGCGCATCGACGCAATCCTCTCCGGTTACCAGGGCGGACCGGACATCGCCGGTGCCATCGTGGAGACCGTCAACCGCATCAAGGCTGTGAACCCGAAGGCCCTCTATGCCTGCGACCCGGTCATGGGCAATGCCAAGTCCGGCTGCTTCGTCTCTGATGAAATCCCGCCGCTGCTGCGCGATAAGGTCGTACCGGTCGCTGACATCATCACCCCGAATCAGTTTGAGCTGGGCTACCTTACTGACTCTTCCGTGAACACCCTCGAGGAAACCCTCGCCGCGGTGAAGAAGGCCCAGGACATCGGCCCAAAGACCGTGCTGGTCACCTCGGTTCAGCGCCCTGAAACCGATGAGGACGAGATTGAGATGCTCGCCGTAGATGGTGAGCGCGTCTACCTCGGGGCCACCCCGAAGCTGCCTTTTAAGCGCAATGGATCGGGCGATGTCACCGCGGCGCTGTTCACCGGCCACTACGTGGAAACCCACGACGCGAAGGAAGCGCTCAAGCGCACCGCCTCCTCGGTCTACGATTTGCTGCACAACACCTACGAGGCCGACGCCCGAGAGCTGCAGCTCATTGAGTCCCAGGACGTCTTTGCCAACCCGCGCCTGCAGTTCCACGTCGAAGAACTCTAG
- the ybeY gene encoding rRNA maturation RNase YbeY encodes MSIEFINESGFDGVNEEMLIDVCSYALGRLDVNPDAECTITAVDLQTIADLHVRWMDLEGPTDVMSFPMDELTPGATGGRPDAPEPGPAMLGDIVLCPEFAQRQANAAGHSLGHELALLTIHGCLHLLGYDHTTAAEEKEMFGLQNELLADWYEDLDSRGVSYQPKPSGPKAFPDAAERAELDKEVPGGGI; translated from the coding sequence ATGAGCATCGAATTCATCAATGAATCCGGCTTTGATGGCGTGAACGAGGAGATGCTCATCGACGTCTGCTCCTATGCCCTCGGCCGCCTTGACGTGAACCCGGATGCTGAGTGCACCATTACGGCTGTGGACCTGCAGACCATCGCGGACCTGCACGTGCGCTGGATGGACCTCGAAGGCCCCACCGATGTCATGAGCTTCCCCATGGACGAGCTCACCCCGGGCGCAACCGGCGGGCGGCCTGACGCGCCTGAGCCAGGCCCCGCCATGTTGGGCGATATCGTGCTCTGCCCCGAGTTCGCCCAGCGCCAAGCCAACGCCGCCGGTCACTCCCTAGGCCACGAACTGGCTTTGCTTACCATTCATGGTTGCCTGCACCTGCTGGGCTATGACCACACCACTGCCGCGGAGGAAAAGGAAATGTTCGGCCTGCAGAACGAGCTGCTGGCTGACTGGTACGAGGACTTAGACTCCCGCGGTGTTTCCTACCAGCCCAAGCCCTCTGGGCCGAAGGCCTTCCCGGACGCGGCCGAGCGCGCCGAGCTGGACAAGGAAGTTCCCGGCGGCGGAATCTAA